A single region of the Nocardioides ochotonae genome encodes:
- a CDS encoding dihydrofolate reductase, whose protein sequence is MVLIAAVADNGVIGADGTIPWHLPEDFAHFRRTTLGHALIMGRATYDSIGRPLPGRTTIVLTRDRAWSAEGVLVAHDLDEALALAAERGLTAYVAGGAAVYALALPVADEQVLSEVHLSPEGDTRYPDFDRGQWRESAREAHDGFDVVHLVRVRD, encoded by the coding sequence GTGGTGCTGATCGCCGCCGTCGCCGACAACGGCGTGATCGGCGCGGACGGCACGATCCCGTGGCACCTGCCGGAGGACTTCGCCCACTTCCGGCGTACGACGCTGGGCCACGCGCTGATCATGGGCCGCGCGACGTACGACTCGATCGGGCGCCCGCTGCCCGGGCGCACCACGATCGTGCTCACCCGCGACCGGGCCTGGTCGGCCGAGGGCGTGCTCGTGGCCCACGACCTCGACGAGGCGCTGGCGCTCGCGGCCGAGCGCGGGCTGACCGCCTACGTCGCCGGGGGAGCGGCGGTCTACGCCCTCGCGCTGCCGGTCGCCGACGAGCAGGTGCTCAGCGAGGTCCACCTGAGCCCCGAGGGCGACACGCGCTACCCCGACTTCGACCGTGGCCAGTGGCGCGAGAGCGCTCGCGAGGCCCACGACGGGTTCGACGTGGTCCACCTGGTGCGCGTGCGCGACTGA